Proteins encoded in a region of the Paenibacillus pedocola genome:
- a CDS encoding MarR family winged helix-turn-helix transcriptional regulator — translation MTERDDYFEISLLFKTFLKGVAQEWNKQGFRLSQTQFKALHVLSKEGPMMVSQLAAALDLTPAAVTGITDQLLAEAYIQKERAEGDRRAVKITLTAEGKTIIKEVQDKQKEVMHSYFSILPEEDMDHLRRIFAVLIKEIDKN, via the coding sequence TTGACAGAACGGGATGATTATTTTGAAATCTCCTTGCTATTCAAGACGTTCTTGAAGGGGGTTGCCCAGGAATGGAACAAACAAGGCTTTCGTTTAAGCCAGACGCAGTTCAAGGCACTGCATGTCTTGTCGAAGGAAGGACCGATGATGGTATCGCAGCTTGCCGCTGCCCTTGATTTGACTCCTGCCGCAGTTACCGGCATTACGGATCAGCTGCTCGCTGAAGCTTACATTCAGAAAGAACGCGCCGAAGGAGACCGCCGGGCGGTAAAAATTACACTCACAGCCGAAGGTAAAACCATCATCAAAGAGGTGCAGGATAAGCAGAAGGAAGTTATGCATTCCTATTTCAGTATTCTGCCCGAAGAAGACATGGATCATTTAAGAAGAATTTTTGCTGTATTGATTAAAGAAATTGACAAAAACTAA
- a CDS encoding MDR family MFS transporter, which translates to MEHLSDKRKLSIMIAIMAAMLFAAINQTITSTAMPRIIAILDGMDYYTWTINIYLLTSTIATVLVGKLSDMFGRKPFLLAGILLFMVGAFLTGTSDDVYQFIIYRGIQGIGAGIIQSTAFTAVGDLFPPRERGKWMGLMTAVFGFSSVLGPTLGGYLIDHLDWHWLFWIFLPLGFVAFAMILALFPKAKRGESTSIDYLGSLFMTTTIVPLLLAFSWAGTEYEWGSSQILGLLAATVVSAVIFIFTETKAKNPILPLHLFKNSVVTISNLIGFLMNFGMMGAMIYLSFFVQGVLGISATYAGYVTMPMSIVMVVASALTGQMIAKKGKYKRFALIGVPIMVAGMAIMVFMNNVPMAVLSMIVFGLGLGLGMPVFSLATQNAVSHTELGAVTASTQLFRNLGGTIGIAVMGTVMSNNLTKHLKEALTSPSAPDFSTLDPKMAEQLTAFANPQALMNKPLLEQTQASLPADVQPLFAQMIDSIRDALGQTLSTVFLTGTIVLCAAFVLVFFLKELPLRSSNKAPAEGEAPEALDSGKLAVDKA; encoded by the coding sequence ATGGAACATTTATCTGACAAGCGCAAGCTTTCAATTATGATCGCCATTATGGCAGCTATGCTGTTTGCCGCGATTAACCAGACAATTACAAGCACGGCGATGCCGCGCATTATCGCTATCCTCGACGGTATGGATTACTATACCTGGACCATTAATATTTATCTGCTTACCTCCACGATTGCTACTGTCCTTGTCGGCAAGCTCTCCGATATGTTTGGACGCAAGCCGTTCCTGCTGGCCGGGATTTTGCTATTTATGGTCGGTGCCTTTCTGACAGGTACTTCTGATGATGTGTATCAGTTTATTATTTATCGCGGGATTCAAGGGATTGGCGCAGGTATTATCCAGTCCACCGCATTCACAGCCGTAGGCGACCTGTTCCCTCCGCGTGAACGCGGCAAATGGATGGGCCTGATGACAGCGGTCTTCGGTTTCTCCAGCGTACTTGGACCGACACTCGGCGGGTACCTGATTGATCATCTCGACTGGCACTGGCTCTTCTGGATCTTCCTGCCGCTTGGTTTTGTAGCGTTCGCAATGATCCTTGCCCTGTTCCCAAAAGCCAAACGCGGAGAGTCGACCAGTATCGATTACCTGGGTTCTCTGTTTATGACAACTACGATTGTACCGCTGCTGCTGGCGTTTTCCTGGGCGGGTACAGAATACGAGTGGGGTTCTTCGCAGATTCTCGGCCTGCTGGCAGCAACGGTTGTGTCGGCTGTCATCTTTATCTTCACCGAGACCAAAGCTAAGAATCCGATCCTGCCTCTTCATTTATTTAAAAATAGCGTCGTTACCATCTCCAATCTGATCGGGTTTCTGATGAACTTCGGCATGATGGGGGCAATGATCTATCTTTCCTTCTTCGTGCAAGGCGTGCTGGGAATTTCCGCAACTTATGCAGGGTATGTCACCATGCCGATGTCGATCGTTATGGTAGTAGCCAGCGCCTTAACCGGTCAGATGATTGCCAAGAAAGGCAAATACAAACGTTTCGCACTGATCGGTGTACCGATCATGGTTGCCGGGATGGCAATCATGGTATTCATGAACAACGTGCCGATGGCAGTCCTCAGTATGATCGTATTCGGGCTTGGCCTTGGTCTAGGGATGCCTGTATTCTCACTGGCTACACAAAATGCCGTATCTCATACCGAGCTCGGTGCAGTTACGGCCTCTACCCAGCTGTTCCGTAACCTTGGCGGCACGATTGGGATCGCCGTTATGGGTACAGTTATGTCGAACAATCTGACCAAACATCTAAAAGAAGCATTGACCTCACCTTCGGCACCGGATTTCAGCACACTGGATCCGAAGATGGCTGAGCAGCTTACAGCCTTCGCCAATCCGCAGGCGCTGATGAACAAGCCGCTGCTGGAGCAGACGCAAGCAAGTCTTCCTGCTGATGTCCAGCCGCTCTTCGCACAGATGATTGACAGTATCCGTGACGCGCTGGGCCAGACCTTGTCCACTGTATTCTTAACCGGAACAATTGTCCTGTGTGCCGCCTTCGTGCTCGTCTTCTTCCTGAAGGAGCTTCCGCTTCGGTCCTCGAACAAGGCACCGGCAGAAGGTGAAGCGCCAGAAGCCTTAGACTCCGGTAAGCTGGCTGTAGACAAAGCTTAA
- a CDS encoding cupin domain-containing protein: MTFFEPAQPGADLSIETLHFEADGLLPNNPELPAVLYTGALQDKPENAEQIFNSNGWLNSWVNGVFSYHHYHSNAHEVLGVMSGSASLQLGGDSGRTVQVSAGDVLVLPAGTAHKRLTATEDFRVAGAYPGGADYNTRRATPADHAAALPEIARVPLPENDPVYGKAGPLLKAWGAD; this comes from the coding sequence ATGACATTCTTCGAACCTGCTCAGCCGGGAGCGGACCTATCCATAGAGACTTTACATTTCGAGGCTGACGGCTTACTGCCGAATAATCCGGAACTTCCGGCGGTTCTGTATACAGGTGCTCTGCAGGATAAACCGGAAAATGCAGAGCAGATCTTTAATAGTAACGGCTGGCTGAACAGCTGGGTGAACGGTGTGTTCAGCTACCACCATTATCACAGCAATGCTCATGAGGTGCTTGGGGTGATGTCCGGCAGCGCCAGCCTGCAGCTTGGCGGTGATTCCGGCCGTACCGTTCAGGTGTCGGCCGGAGATGTGCTGGTACTGCCGGCGGGAACGGCACACAAGCGTCTTACCGCCACGGAGGACTTCCGTGTGGCCGGCGCTTATCCCGGCGGAGCCGATTACAACACCCGCCGGGCCACACCTGCCGATCACGCAGCGGCGCTCCCGGAAATCGCCAGGGTGCCGCTGCCGGAAAACGACCCCGTCTACGGCAAGGCGGGACCGCTGCTGAAGGCCTGGGGAGCGGACTGA